The DNA sequence ACGCTCACATGCGTCTGCAAGAACACTCGGATTCGAAGGCCTTTCATGGGATAGGAAGCGCCCCACTGACAAGGAGTCTCGATTATGGCGGCGAAAAAAAAAGCGGTACCGTCCGCGAACGGCAGGAAAGCGGTAAAAAAGCCGAAGGCTGAAAAGAAGGCTGCCCCGAAGAAAGCCCCCGCAGCGAAAAAGGCTGTACACACTTCTACCGATAAGAAAAAGATCGCCGCCGCTGTTGCGGCGGTCGTGAAAGCACCCGCCGCAGACCTGAAAGTAGTGGCATCCTCGGTCAAGATCGCAGAATCGAAGAAATTCCATGAACTCGATTTCGTCGACCGGGTGCGTGAGCTCCCTGAACGCTACAGCGACACTCGTCTTATCGTCGCGGTGCGCGATCCGCAATGGTGCTTCGCCTATTGGGATATCGCGAACGAGGATTTTGAGAAGCATCATCTTTCCGATAAACCGCTCCACCTGAAGATATACCGTCTGCTCGACCCGGATAACATCGAGCATAAATTCCAGCATATGGATGTCGAGGTGAACCGTCATTACGGGAGCTGGTACATCATGCTCGGGATGCCGGACAACTATTTCATCGGTGAACTCGGCTACTACGATGCCGACGGGAATTTCATCATGCTCGCCCGTTCACGCGTGTTCCACGCACCGCGCGACGCGTTCTCCAACGTGTTCGATGAGGAGTGGATGCTCACCGATGATATGGCGAAGGTGCTGTACGGTGAATTCGATCCGAACGGATTGTCATCGGCAAGCATGATAAACCTGTTCAAGAAATACATCGTCGGCGGCGATTCATCGTTCCTTCTGAGCGGGGCATCGTCTTCGGGATTCCCGAAACAAGATTGATCATCTCCCCGCGTTACACCGGTACGTTCCACCCCGAGGCAGCAACATGATACGGATGCTGAGCACGAACAGGGTCCTTGTGATCAGCGTTGCGGTCATACTTATCCTCCTCTCCCTGGCGGCCGCCGTTTTCCACAGCATCGCCGAAACGCTTCGCTATGAAGCATTCATCGATACAAAACGAAAAGCGATGGCACCGACCGTCGCAATGATCGATTCCTACGTCCTCTCGACATCCCTGCGCGCCGTCACCGCGCTCGCCGCATTGCCGGAGTCCGCCGAAACGGCACGGGGGAAGCGCGGATTGTCCGACGCATCGACAGCCGCGGCGTTCACGTTCGCGCTCAATGAACATCGCGCCTCGCTGGTGTTCATCATGAACTCCGAAGGTACGGTCACCGCCTCGCTCCCGGCACCGGGACGACCGAACATTACCGGGAACAACTATCGCTTCCGGAAATATTTCCTCTCTGCCGTAAGCGGCACGCCCATCATTTATCCTGCGGTCGGTGTCACGACGATGGAGCGCGGATTTTACAGCGCCGCACCGATACGTGTACGAAATGCTGTCGTCGGTGTTGCCGTCATAAAGATCGATGCATCGGTGATCGACGAACTGCTCGCCGCGCACAGGAACATCGCCCTTATCGTTTCGCCGAACAACGTCGTATTCTCGGCCAATGACACGAACTGGATACTGCATTCGATACTGCCCCCGACGAACGGCACCACCAATTTCGGGAGACA is a window from the Spirochaetota bacterium genome containing:
- a CDS encoding DUF4912 domain-containing protein yields the protein MAAKKKAVPSANGRKAVKKPKAEKKAAPKKAPAAKKAVHTSTDKKKIAAAVAAVVKAPAADLKVVASSVKIAESKKFHELDFVDRVRELPERYSDTRLIVAVRDPQWCFAYWDIANEDFEKHHLSDKPLHLKIYRLLDPDNIEHKFQHMDVEVNRHYGSWYIMLGMPDNYFIGELGYYDADGNFIMLARSRVFHAPRDAFSNVFDEEWMLTDDMAKVLYGEFDPNGLSSASMINLFKKYIVGGDSSFLLSGASSSGFPKQD